In Chloroflexota bacterium, one DNA window encodes the following:
- a CDS encoding ornithine cyclodeaminase family protein: MTIFLSNDDVRTLLPMDECIDLMEQVFRDEADGKAVNLPRQHLPLPKGFHRTVQGIAEGFGVYGMKTYGSDRRPNAPNRTRYLVLLYSLETGALDAIVDARDLGQIRTGAVSGLATRYMAREDAATLGIIGTGWEARAQIAAMNVVRNISHVKAYSRSAENREAFSAEMREKHGLDVDPVDSAEEAVRDVDILVTITGANEPVMQGEWLQAGMHVNGIGATGANRRELDVEAVRRADLVAVENMEQSRIDSGELLYAEKEGAFDWSRAVALADIVVGNAAGRPSAEAITQFNALGVGTEDLAAAAIVYCKAIERGIGSELAMM; this comes from the coding sequence ATGACCATCTTCCTGAGCAACGACGACGTCCGCACCCTCCTGCCCATGGACGAGTGCATCGACCTGATGGAGCAGGTCTTCCGCGACGAGGCCGACGGCAAGGCCGTCAACCTGCCCCGCCAGCACCTGCCGCTGCCGAAGGGGTTCCACCGCACGGTGCAGGGCATCGCCGAGGGCTTTGGCGTCTACGGCATGAAGACCTACGGCAGCGACCGTCGCCCCAACGCGCCCAACCGCACCCGCTACCTCGTGCTCCTCTACAGCCTCGAGACCGGCGCCCTCGACGCCATCGTCGACGCCCGTGACCTTGGCCAGATCCGCACCGGCGCCGTCAGCGGCCTCGCCACCAGGTACATGGCCCGCGAGGACGCCGCCACCCTCGGCATCATCGGCACCGGCTGGGAGGCGCGCGCGCAGATCGCCGCCATGAATGTCGTGCGCAACATCAGCCATGTGAAGGCCTACAGCCGCTCCGCCGAGAACCGCGAGGCCTTCAGCGCCGAGATGCGCGAGAAGCACGGGCTCGACGTAGACCCCGTCGACTCCGCCGAGGAGGCCGTCCGCGACGTGGACATCCTCGTCACCATCACCGGCGCCAACGAGCCCGTCATGCAGGGCGAGTGGCTGCAGGCCGGCATGCACGTCAACGGCATCGGCGCGACGGGCGCCAACCGCCGCGAGCTCGACGTCGAGGCCGTCCGCCGCGCCGACCTCGTCGCCGTCGAGAACATGGAGCAGTCCAGGATCGACAGCGGCGAGCTCCTCTACGCAGAGAAGGAAGGCGCCTTCGACTGGTCCCGCGCCGTCGCGCTGGCCGACATCGTCGTCGGCAACGCGGCGGGCCGCCCCTCGGCCGAGGCCATCACGCAGTTCAACGCCCTCGGCGTCGGCACAGAGGACCTCGCCGCCGCCGCCATCGTCTACTGCAAGGCCATCGAGCGCGGCATCGGCAGCGAGCTGGCGATGATGTAG
- a CDS encoding L-lactate permease, producing MTGPELTILNWLLAASPLVVLAGAMLWLNRPAEQAGAAAFALAAALALLAFGAELGHVGIAAAKGANLAVFVLSIVWAAVFLYNILDRLGAIDAVGRHMAALSNDQLAQALIIGWGFSSTIQGVTGFGVPVAVSAPLLVMLGVPPVRAAAMSLVGHGWAVTFGSLGSSYYTIQLVTGIEETVIAPHMALLFLPVTIASGMLVAHIQGGMRAVWRSLPVVVVAGGVMGGTLYGLALAGAPQVASLGAGMLGTAVLVVLTRSPLLVGARRADTTPVVEAADGAGMPPALAFTPYFLVVALSFGAQVGPVKEAVSGLRLALDSPGFTTGQGFTVAPAGGYAAIGLLAHPAPLILIATAVSAAVYMVTKRWRGGLVSGALRFTFDQCAGTTLGVLAMVAMAVVMADTGMTVLLAQGIANVSGPFFPLASPFIGLLGSFMSGSNTNSNVMFGLLQVEAARALGIGSVTIASIQSIGGSVGSSMAPAKVVVGATVAGLGDEVRSIFRIVVPYVLALVLLAGIEALVIVRFLTWLER from the coding sequence ATGACCGGCCCTGAACTCACCATCCTCAACTGGCTCCTCGCCGCCTCGCCGCTTGTCGTGCTCGCGGGGGCGATGCTATGGTTGAACCGGCCCGCCGAGCAGGCCGGCGCCGCGGCCTTCGCGCTGGCCGCCGCCCTCGCGCTGCTGGCCTTCGGCGCCGAGCTCGGCCACGTCGGCATCGCCGCCGCCAAGGGCGCGAATCTCGCCGTCTTCGTCCTCTCCATCGTCTGGGCCGCCGTCTTCCTCTACAACATCCTCGACCGACTCGGCGCCATCGACGCCGTGGGCCGCCACATGGCCGCGCTCTCCAACGACCAGCTCGCGCAGGCGCTCATCATCGGGTGGGGGTTCTCCAGCACGATACAGGGCGTCACCGGCTTCGGCGTGCCGGTCGCCGTGTCGGCCCCGCTGCTCGTCATGCTCGGCGTCCCGCCCGTCCGCGCCGCCGCGATGTCCCTCGTCGGCCACGGCTGGGCCGTCACCTTCGGCTCCCTCGGATCTTCCTACTACACCATCCAGCTCGTCACCGGCATCGAGGAGACCGTCATCGCGCCGCACATGGCGCTCCTCTTCCTGCCCGTGACCATCGCGAGCGGCATGCTCGTCGCGCACATCCAGGGCGGAATGCGAGCCGTGTGGCGCAGCCTGCCCGTGGTCGTCGTCGCGGGCGGCGTCATGGGCGGCACGCTGTACGGGCTCGCGCTGGCGGGCGCGCCGCAGGTGGCGTCGCTGGGCGCGGGCATGCTCGGCACCGCGGTCCTCGTCGTGCTGACGCGATCGCCGCTGCTCGTCGGTGCGCGCCGAGCCGACACGACGCCGGTCGTCGAGGCGGCGGACGGCGCGGGCATGCCCCCGGCGCTGGCTTTCACGCCCTACTTCCTGGTGGTCGCCCTCAGCTTCGGCGCGCAGGTGGGCCCGGTGAAGGAGGCTGTCAGCGGCCTGCGGCTGGCCCTCGACTCCCCCGGCTTCACAACGGGCCAGGGCTTCACCGTCGCCCCCGCCGGCGGCTACGCGGCCATCGGGCTGCTCGCGCACCCCGCGCCCCTCATCCTCATCGCGACGGCCGTGAGCGCGGCCGTCTACATGGTAACGAAGCGATGGCGCGGCGGCCTCGTCTCGGGCGCGCTCCGGTTCACCTTCGACCAGTGCGCGGGCACGACGCTGGGGGTGCTGGCGATGGTGGCGATGGCCGTCGTCATGGCGGACACGGGCATGACGGTGCTGCTGGCGCAGGGCATCGCGAACGTGTCCGGGCCCTTCTTCCCGCTTGCGTCGCCCTTCATCGGCCTGCTGGGCTCCTTCATGAGCGGCAGCAACACGAATTCCAACGTCATGTTCGGGCTGCTGCAGGTGGAGGCGGCGAGGGCGCTGGGCATCGGCTCCGTGACCATCGCGAGCATTCAGTCGATCGGCGGCTCCGTCGGCAGCTCGATGGCCCCCGCCAAGGTCGTCGTCGGCGCGACGGTCGCCGGCCTCGGCGACGAGGTGCGCAGCATCTTCCGCATCGTCGTCCCGTACGTGCTCGCGCTCGTGCTCCTCGCGGGCATCGAGGCCCTCGTAATCGTGCGCTTCCTCACGTGGCTGGAACGCTAG
- the recO gene encoding DNA repair protein RecO — MTSSYEKPRTFKTEGVVLRQASSGEADRMLTVYTRDFGMLRLVARGLRRPNSRLAGHLEPLVHASLQLARGRGPDVVTGADTLHGHTALRSNLEGIARGLVCAELIDAFAPEEQANPELFRLLLHALDMLNEGDGDLLLWHFAFHVLALTGYMPELQQCVMCGRQVEPDEHLFTPGLGGVVCSRCARGGDPGGPQERAGAPLLPLSVNALKVMRFFRDHPYDEVRGLRIDGALSRELERVEGGDIRYLLEREVRSAEFLSRLSRLLPAGG, encoded by the coding sequence GTGACCTCCTCGTACGAGAAGCCGCGCACCTTCAAGACCGAGGGCGTCGTGCTGCGCCAGGCCTCGTCGGGCGAGGCCGACCGGATGCTCACCGTGTACACGCGCGACTTCGGGATGCTGCGGCTCGTTGCGCGGGGACTTCGGCGTCCGAACAGCCGGCTCGCCGGGCACCTCGAGCCGCTGGTGCACGCGTCGCTGCAGCTTGCGCGGGGGCGCGGGCCGGACGTCGTCACGGGCGCCGACACGCTGCACGGGCACACGGCGCTCCGGAGCAACCTCGAGGGCATCGCGCGGGGGCTGGTCTGCGCGGAGCTGATCGACGCCTTCGCGCCGGAGGAGCAGGCGAACCCGGAGCTCTTCCGCCTGCTGCTGCACGCGCTGGACATGCTCAACGAGGGTGACGGCGACCTGCTGCTGTGGCACTTCGCCTTCCACGTGCTGGCGCTCACGGGCTACATGCCGGAGCTGCAGCAGTGCGTGATGTGCGGCAGGCAGGTGGAGCCGGACGAGCACCTCTTCACGCCGGGCCTCGGCGGCGTCGTGTGCTCGCGGTGCGCGCGGGGGGGCGACCCTGGCGGCCCGCAAGAGCGGGCGGGGGCGCCGCTGCTGCCGCTCTCAGTGAACGCGCTGAAGGTGATGCGCTTCTTCCGCGACCACCCGTACGATGAGGTGCGCGGGCTTCGCATCGACGGGGCGCTGTCGCGGGAGCTGGAGCGCGTCGAGGGCGGGGACATCCGCTACCTGCTGGAGCGCGAGGTCCGCAGCGCGGAGTTCCTGAGCAGGCTTTCGCGGCTGCTGCCGGCGGGGGGCTAG
- a CDS encoding acyl-CoA/acyl-ACP dehydrogenase has protein sequence MDFETPAHWESLRAGVRAVCERYGDAYWRRLDAERGFPEEFVRELSREGWLSTMIPKELGGGGMGLAETSIVLEEVNRSGANANAAHAQVYMMGVLLRHASDALKRAYLPRVAAGELRLQAFAVTEPEAGSDTTRITTTAERRGDSYVINGEKTFISRVLQSDLMLALARTTPYEELRDRTRGLSLFLVDLREAGDAVDVRPLRVMMNNHTNAVTFRNLEVPADHMVGGEGNGFRCVIDSWNAERILIAAECIGDGRWFIERAVARAKERVVFDRPIGANQGVQLPIAAAYAHVEAADLVRHKAAAKFDAGEPCGPEANMAKLLASQASWEAANVCLDTHGGYGFLDEYDVERKFRETRLYTVAPINNNLVLAYLGQRVLGMPRSY, from the coding sequence ATGGACTTTGAGACCCCTGCGCACTGGGAATCGCTGCGTGCGGGCGTTCGCGCGGTGTGCGAGCGCTACGGCGACGCGTACTGGCGGCGGCTCGACGCGGAGCGGGGCTTCCCCGAGGAGTTCGTGCGGGAGCTGAGCCGCGAGGGGTGGCTGTCGACCATGATCCCCAAGGAGCTTGGCGGCGGCGGGATGGGGCTCGCGGAGACGAGCATCGTGCTGGAGGAGGTCAACCGCAGCGGGGCCAACGCGAACGCGGCGCACGCGCAGGTGTACATGATGGGCGTGCTTCTTCGGCACGCGAGCGACGCCCTCAAGCGCGCGTACCTGCCCCGCGTCGCGGCGGGCGAGCTGCGGCTGCAGGCCTTCGCGGTCACGGAGCCGGAGGCGGGCTCCGACACGACGCGCATCACCACCACGGCCGAGCGGCGCGGCGACAGCTACGTCATCAACGGCGAAAAGACCTTCATCTCCCGCGTCCTGCAGTCGGACCTGATGCTGGCGCTGGCGCGGACGACGCCGTACGAGGAGTTGCGGGACCGCACGCGGGGACTCTCGCTCTTCCTCGTCGACCTGCGGGAGGCGGGGGACGCCGTCGACGTGCGGCCGCTGCGGGTGATGATGAACAACCACACCAACGCCGTCACGTTCCGCAACCTGGAGGTTCCCGCGGACCACATGGTGGGCGGCGAGGGCAATGGCTTCCGGTGCGTCATCGACTCGTGGAACGCCGAGCGCATCCTGATCGCGGCGGAGTGCATCGGCGACGGGCGGTGGTTCATCGAGCGGGCGGTGGCTCGCGCCAAGGAGCGGGTGGTGTTCGACCGGCCCATCGGCGCGAACCAGGGGGTGCAGCTTCCCATCGCGGCGGCGTACGCGCACGTCGAGGCCGCGGACCTGGTGCGGCACAAGGCGGCGGCCAAGTTCGACGCGGGCGAGCCGTGCGGGCCCGAGGCGAACATGGCGAAGCTGCTGGCGTCGCAGGCGTCGTGGGAGGCGGCGAACGTCTGCCTCGACACGCACGGCGGGTACGGGTTCCTGGACGAGTACGACGTGGAGCGGAAGTTCCGGGAGACGCGGCTGTACACCGTCGCGCCCATCAACAACAACCTCGTGCTGGCGTACTTGGGGCAGCGGGTGCTGGGGATGCCGCGGTCGTATTAG